The uncultured Desulfobacter sp. genomic interval TCCCGAAAGCTGTTTTGTGGGTGATTATTTTTCTGATAGGGTATGGTTCGGGCCGCTTTATATCACTCAGGTGTGTTTTGTCCGCAGGGATGAAAACCGCCACCACCAGAGAAGTCAGCAGAGCCAGGCCCCCCATGATGTAAAAAGCGGCGTTAAGTCCCAGGGTATCTCGGATCATGCCGCCCATGGCCGGGCCAAAGCCAAGGCCAATCATAATGGCCATGTTCAATGTTCCCATGTAGAGCCCAAGTTTTCGGGGCGGCGCAATGTCTGCTGTCAGTGCCATGGCCACCGGCACCACCAGAAGTGAGGCCATTCCGTGAAGCAGTCTGATCAGAATTAGAGTTTCGGCATTTTTCGGCAGTACATAAAAAATAGAGAGAACCGCATAGATCAAAAGACCGGATGCAATGAATCGTTTTCTGCCCCATTTATCTGATATTGACCCGCTAAAGGGGCTTAAAAGGGTTCTGGAAACATTAAAGCTGGCAACAATGAGCCCAACCAAAAATCCACCGGCCCCAAGTTCTACTGCGTAAACCGGAATCAAGGGCCAAATGATACCAAGTCCCATCATCGCTACCCCCACGGCAACAGACAGAATAAAAAGAATAGCGGATTTGTTCATTCGGGATTTTCCATGGACCAGTTAAATTTATGCAGGATAAGTCATAAATTTCAAGTTGGCAATACCGTTTTAGCAGCAGCGGTTTTGCCCAGGTTCATACATTTTGTAATCGTTTATCTCGACTTGACACGCAAAAGCCAAATCCCTATCATCCTTTGATTTTGGATTGGCATTAACATGGGAATAGACATATGAAAAAGTATCCTTTTTTAGAAGAAGTCGGCCTTGAAGTCATTTATGCAAAAGACGGTGAATCAGAACTGGAAGTTAATTTAGCAGAAAAACACACGACTTCCTGGGGATCCATGCACGGTGGTGTGACAATGACGTTATTGGATGTCTGTATGTCACGTGCGGCACGGTCATCAGATCCGGAAGAGAGCGGCGCTGCAACAATTGAAATGAAAGTCAGTTTTTTTCAACCCGGGGGGCAGATCGGGCAACGCGTGACCGGGAAAGGTCGGCTTTTGCATAATTCAGGCCGGATGTTCTTTTGTGAAGGAGAGGTCTGGAATGGCGAAAAATTGGTTGCCAAGGCTTTGGGTACTTTTAAAGTTTTTCATAGCGTCAAAACCAAAACTGCATAATTTTTTTGGGACTTTTTTAAAAAATAAAGGCATATACCACATGAAATATTCACAGGCAAAGCAAGGAAGAATTTACATCATTCGTCTTGAGGACGGAGATATCATACACGAGGAACTTGAAAAGTTTGCCAAGGAAAAAGCAATAACAGCAGCGGCTTTAACCATAATCGGGGGTGCGGATAAAGAAAGTAAGCTGATTGTAGGGCCGGAGCATGGACGGACCGAGACGATTATACCAATGGAACATATTCTCAATAATGTGAATGAAATAGTGGGGACAGGTACAATCTTTCCCAACGAGAGCGGGGAAGCCAAATTACACATGCACATTGCCTGTGGCAGAGAGGAATCAACTGTAACCGGATGTGTGCGTAACGGTGTCCGCACATGGCATATACTGGAGGTTATTTTATTTGAATTGGTTGAGACCACTGCTGTACGTGTATTTGATCCAACCACAGGATTTGAATTGCTTAATCCAT includes:
- a CDS encoding PaaI family thioesterase, which encodes MKKYPFLEEVGLEVIYAKDGESELEVNLAEKHTTSWGSMHGGVTMTLLDVCMSRAARSSDPEESGAATIEMKVSFFQPGGQIGQRVTGKGRLLHNSGRMFFCEGEVWNGEKLVAKALGTFKVFHSVKTKTA
- a CDS encoding PPC domain-containing DNA-binding protein, yielding MKYSQAKQGRIYIIRLEDGDIIHEELEKFAKEKAITAAALTIIGGADKESKLIVGPEHGRTETIIPMEHILNNVNEIVGTGTIFPNESGEAKLHMHIACGREESTVTGCVRNGVRTWHILEVILFELVETTAVRVFDPTTGFELLNP
- a CDS encoding MFS transporter, whose protein sequence is MNKSAILFILSVAVGVAMMGLGIIWPLIPVYAVELGAGGFLVGLIVASFNVSRTLLSPFSGSISDKWGRKRFIASGLLIYAVLSIFYVLPKNAETLILIRLLHGMASLLVVPVAMALTADIAPPRKLGLYMGTLNMAIMIGLGFGPAMGGMIRDTLGLNAAFYIMGGLALLTSLVVAVFIPADKTHLSDIKRPEPYPIRKIITHKTAFGILIMRFFAASGQGSVYTFLPILAMKINLSSSQVGIILTMNIFLIAFLQRISGGLADRINPKHLIIIGTFACGITVIGMPFFHGFIPILILNILMGMANGLSLPGGLVITGRLGQTMGMASIMSLNDAAWGLGFIVSPILSGLILDWMGVSYVFIVGSILILLGGIAVTVFLWDYDNTLNAV